CTTCTTCTGCTCGAGATGTTGAAACCCAATGCTTCACGCACGCTTGCCTGGGGAGCTTTGCTGCACGATGTCGGCAAGCCGCCCACCTTTCGCGTTGCGCCCGATCGCATTCGCTTCGACGGACACGTGGAGGTGGGAACGCGCATGGCTGAGGAAATCTCGCATCGCTTGCGTATGTCGAACGAGGATACCGTGCAGATCGCCGCGCTGGTAGCCAATCATCTGCGCTTTGCGGACGTACTGCGTATGAAGGAATCAACCCTGAAGCGCTTCTTGCGGTTGCCCCGTTTTGAGGAGCACCTGGAACTGCATCGGATTGATTGCCTGGGAAGCCACGGCGATCTGACGCTGTATGACTTTGTCTGCAAGAAGATCGAGGAGACGCCACCTGGTGAAATGCGCCCCCAGCCGCTGATTACGGGAGCGGACCTGATTGCGGCCGGTTATCGCCCGGGACCGCAATTTCGCGAAATGCTGTCAGCTGTCGAAGATTTGCAACTTGAAGGCAAGCTCAGCGGCAAACAAGAAGCCGTGGAGTTCGTCATCCGCGAATTCCCCTTGCCGCACTGATTTGTTGTCGATGGAGTGGCACCAGGGCTGACGCCATTGACCCTGCCCATCTTTCCGAGCCATAATCGCACGCCTGGCGCCCGCAAATGGGCTGAGTGAAACGCGAACACAATGAGCTCGAAAGACAATCCGGGAAGTGGCAAACCCCTGGAAGAATGGGGCGAGCGTGTGGGCCGGAAAATCGGCGAAACCGTCGGAGACATGGAGAAGGAAACCGAGCGGCTGGTGGCTTATCTGAACACGGAAGTGGTTCCTGCTGCGCGCGAGCATTCGACACGCGCCCTGCGCATCGCCGCTCAGAAACTGGCCGAATTCGCGGACTACCTCGACGATCAGAAGCGCAAACAAGGTTGAGCTGCCGTTTCTTCGCCGCATTGGTCTGTTTCGCCTGTCTTCCATTCGTCGCCGCGTGCAGCCACAGGCACGTGCAGGCGAGCTCTCCACCGCCTCCACCCGCAAGCACCCCTGCTCCGCCTGTCGTTAGTTCTGTTCCCGGCCCGCCGCCGACCAATACGGAACGACACAGTAGCGAACCGGTTTTCAGCGAAGTAGGTTACGCCAGCTGGTATGGGCCGCCATACCACAACCGGCGCGGCGCCAATGGCGAAATCTTCGACATGAATCAGCTCACCGCTGCGCATCGCACACTGCCCCTGAATTCCGTGGTGCGGGTAACCAATCTCCAGACCAATCATTCCACGGTGGTGCGAATCACTGATCGCGGGCCCTTTGTACCCGACCGCATCATCGATTTGTCAGTTGCCGCCGCCAAGGCGGTTGACGTCTGGAGACCAGGGACGGCCAAGGTTCGCCTGGACGTGCTTGAGTCGCCAGCAGCAATTAGCCAGGGAGGGCGTTGGTGTGTGCAGATTGGGGCGATTCAGGACGTCGAGACTGCCACGGAAC
The sequence above is drawn from the Terriglobales bacterium genome and encodes:
- a CDS encoding septal ring lytic transglycosylase RlpA family protein, yielding MQASSPPPPPASTPAPPVVSSVPGPPPTNTERHSSEPVFSEVGYASWYGPPYHNRRGANGEIFDMNQLTAAHRTLPLNSVVRVTNLQTNHSTVVRITDRGPFVPDRIIDLSVAAAKAVDVWRPGTAKVRLDVLESPAAISQGGRWCVQIGAIQDVETATELKEKLMRRYRSAKVLEFASPVGDYWIRIRVPEDDKHRAEELARENTTPEGNIFLVRLD